A window of the Vanessa tameamea isolate UH-Manoa-2023 chromosome 22, ilVanTame1 primary haplotype, whole genome shotgun sequence genome harbors these coding sequences:
- the LOC113404541 gene encoding protein mesh isoform X1 — protein sequence MGVKVELVFLVVLAFSACVIGQDSIVNNNENTVSDDNALEAEIPESDVTENKENDGAVELIPNVEPLEVKSGKYQLSDDTLVGDTPINLEAIDFGSSDVQNERQMISSPGTTSVTNTEYAHIDGRVLPSTNYQNNGQSYVITPQRLAQIRGNFMYWFYDQGGSENIGDYQRDIHTSTPQIHKNFNFQLPFFGFRFNYTRLSMNGYIYFSDPPDHYTYPLSFPVRDWPNVNDPSFIGIFFSKCRIGSQRPEDPDQRRPGVYFRMDRDLQTRTDQLGVEMRERITWDIREGVIGSETFFPKHVVTITWKNMSFAGGIDNSLFMTNTFQMVLATDEVFTYAIFNYLEINWSSHTEAGGDTTTGEGGVPAYIGFNAGNGTQSYEYKPYSQASVLRDLTGRGWANGFPGRHIFRIDEKILMGTCNKDIDGANLPLMFAPESGNMLGGTIVNITGPCFQPNDRITCRFDTESVVGAVVDSNRAICVQPRFWHNGYARFEIAINNEPYKWKGKFFVETPATATEKIFFPDNAIHERYPPEVRITWDRFNLTTNLNVQLQISLWGYKEVTIRPQLEFIDMIEMGVANTGEYVINPQNFRNRDNIMHNDMQFGFLQINLTTPEVFKNVHISPVLWSRPIPLGWYFAPQWERIHGQRWSQTMCNNWLRTDRFLKNFAAQVWVCPCTLEHALLDKGRFMPDLNCDKDINPTCRYHWGGIHCVRSGAPSSEGSGQQCCYDKNGFLMLSYDQMWGSKPHRSHDFGFTPYNEANKVPSLSHWFHDMIPFYQCCMWQEEQAVGCETFRFERRPSQDCVAYQSPGVAGIFGDPHFVTFDGLQYTFNGRGEYVLVRVDQPQIKLDVQGRFEQVPRNIHGQVNATILTSIVAASNNSVPIEVRLRPQHAQWRYRLDVFADNKRIYFDRTALRVQYFPGVTVYQPMYILNQSEIVIMFTSGAGIEVIENKGFMSARVFLPWTYMNQTRGLFGNWSLDMNDDFTRPDGTISAVDVNNFQTAHREFGQHWQLSDREQKDIGVALFVREYGRTAAYYNDNQFVPNFIREPADFLPANRSQDVARAMEICQDSYQCRYDFGMTLNRDMAEFTKNYLSSITNIREQNARRVISCGILETPRFGRKSNFFFTPGTRVNFECNQGFNLVGDKRRICEDNGRWNLPDYGYTECLRTQEYSQRALFLTGGVIVAVIVPLALLICLLWFWCWYKPKSEGKEGFRFEDIPRSKSASRLNLRSASMGNITDTMKSSTLRSQDSDVKPKLPDTPTEETPIKPLTSLMRSAPPPPSEPQDGDSSGLGYTDSNRSDSGKSDKPKKRRAYDKTYRTNEPLPNAPDVEFPEKLWDLSEEDLLSLTTPSESESNRDSTLTRPANDIKYLSKPRQTGRHALALPGPSDSGYSTKDGSEDPYATKYGGQYSPIPSQYSPTYSEIYSPPISPTSDISPRNTYNNPGLPEPPKSAPPTEIKTFTMPPQRGKSVETLIDPPTSEMPTFSSRSTMV from the exons ATGGGTGTTAAAGTCgaattagtttttttagttGTATTAGCGTTTAGTGCTTGTGTTATAGGACAAGATtctatagttaataataatgaaaacactGTTAGTGATGATAATGCGTTGGAAGCGGAGATTCCAGAGAGTGACGTcacagaaaataaagaaaatgatggCGCGGTAGAATTGATACCGAACGTGGAACCGTTAGAAGTAAAGAGTGGAAAATATCAATTATCTGATGACACCCTAGTGGGTGATACTCCGATTAATTTAGAAGCAATCGATTTCGGATCAAGCGATGTACAAAATGAGCGACAAATGATATCTTCGCCTGGTACTACATCCGTTACAAATACTGAGTATG CTCACATCGATGGCAGAGTGCTGCCTTCAACGAATTACCAAAACAATGGGCAGTCTTACGTCATCACTCCACAACGACTTGCACAGATTCGAGGAAACTTTATGTACTGGTTCTACGATCAAGGAGGTAGTGAAAATATCGGAGATTACCAAAGAGATATCCACACTTCTACTCCTCAAATACACAAGAACTTCAATTTTCAACTTCCGTTCTTCGGATTTCGTTTCAATTATACACGA CTGTCTATGAATGGGTACATTTACTTCAGTGATCCGCCAGACCACTACACCTATCCCCTCTCGTTCCCCGTGCGAGACTGGCCCAATGTCAACGACCCCTCCTTCATCGGTATCTTCTTCAGCAAGTGCCGTATCGGAAGTCAAAGGCCTGAAGATCCTGATCAAAGAAGACCTGGTGTCTATTTCAGAATGGATAGAGATCTTCaa ACTCGAACGGACCAGCTCGGTGTTGAGATGCGTGAACGTATCACTTGGGACATTCGCGAAGGTGTTATTGGTTCCGAAACCTTTTTCCCGAAACACGTTGTCACTATAACGTGGAAAAATATGTCCTTTGCTGGTGGTATCGACAATTCTCTTTTTATG aCAAATACTTTCCAAATGGTACTTGCAACGGATGAAGTATTCACATACGCGATTTTTAACTATCTCGAAATAAACTGGAGCTCTCATACAGAGGCTGGTGGTGATACAACTACTGGAGAAGGTGGTGTACCAGCTTAT attgGTTTCAACGCTGGAAACGGTACACAAAGCTATGAATACAAACCTTATTCTCAAGCATCAGTACTTAGAGACTTGACTGGAAGAGGTTGGGCTAACGGCTTTCCAGGACGACATATATTCCGAATAGACGAGAAAATACTCATGGGCACTTGCAATAAAGATATTG atggaGCAAATCTTCCACTTATGTTTGCACCTGAAAGTGGTAATATGCTCGGTGGTACAATCGTCAACATCACCGGTCCATGTTTTCAACCGAATGATCGTATAACATGTAGATTTGACACAGAATCCGTCGTAGGAGCAGTTGTTGACTCTAATAGAGCTATTTGTGTTCAGCCACGTTTCTGGCACAACGGTTATGCCAGATTTGAAATCGCTATTAACAATGAGCCTTATAAGTGGAAAGGAAAATTCTTCGTAG aaaccCCCGCAACTGcaacagaaaaaatattcttcccAGACAATGCGATCCATGAAAGATATCCACCTGAAGTAAGAATAACATGGGACCGGTTCAATTTGACCACCAACCTCAACGTCCAGCTACAGATCAGTTTATGGGGATACAAAGAGGTCACAATCAGACCACAACTGGAATTCATTGATATGATTGAAATGGGTGTGGCTAATACAGGAGAATACGTGATCAATCCACAAAACTTCCGCAACAGGGACAATATTATGCACAATGACATGCAGTTTGGGTTCCTCCAAATTAACTTAACAACTCCTGAAGTATTTAAAAACGTTCATATATCTCC AGTTCTATGGAGTCGACCGATTCCCCTCGGCTGGTACTTCGCTCCACAGTGGGAAAGGATTCACGGACAGCGTTGGTCTCAGACCATGTGCAACAACTGGCTTCGTACGGACCGTTTCTTGAAGAACTTTGCAGCTCAAGTCTGGGTCTGTCCTTGTACATTAGAACATGCATTGCTGGACAAAGGACGTTTCATGCCTGACCTGAACTGCGATAAAGATATAAACCCTACATGTAGGTATCACTGGGGAGGTATACATTGCGTCAGAAGCGGTGCTCCGAG CTCGGAGGGATCAGGTCAACAATGTTGCTATGATAAGAATGGGTTCCTCATGTTATCTTATGATCAGATGTGGGGTTCAAAACCTCACCGTTCTCACGACTTTGGATTTACTCCTTACAATGAAGCTAACAag GTACCATCTTTATCTCATTGGTTCCACGATATGATCCCATTCTATCAATGTTGCATGTGGCAAGAAGAACAGGCTGTTGGGTGTGAAACATTCag GTTCGAGCGGCGTCCATCCCAAGACTGCGTTGCTTATCAATCTCCAGGAGTTGCTGGTATATTTGGCGATCCCCACTTCGTTACTTTCGATGGCCTCCAATACACATTCAATGGGAGAG gaGAATACGTTTTGGTTAGAGTGGATCAACCTCAAATCAAACTCGACGTTCAAGGACGTTTTGAACAAGTCCCCAGAAACATTCATGGACAAGTTAACGCGACGATTCTTACTTCTATTGTGGCCGCTTCAAACAACTCAGTTCCGATCGAA GTTAGGCTACGACCACAGCATGCTCAGTGGAGATATCGACTGGATGTATTCGCAGATAATAAAAGAATTTACTTCGATCGAACTGCTCTTCGAGTACAGTACTTCCCCG GTGTGACAGTTTATCAGCCGATGTATATCCTTAATCAGTCCGAAATCGTTATAATGTTCACGTCGGGTGCTGGAATCGAAGTGATTGAAAATAAGGGATTTATGAGTGCCCGAGTATTCCTACCTTGGACATACATG aatCAAACTCGTGGTCTTTTCGGCAACTGGTCATTGGATATGAATGACGATTTTACACGGCCAGATGGTACAATCTCAGCAGTAGACGTGAACAACTTCCAGACAGCACACAGAGAATTTGGACAACACT GGCAACTTAGCGATCGAGAACAGAAAGATATAGGCGTAGCCTTATTCGTAAGAGAGTATGGTCGAACTGCAGCTTACTACAACGATAATCAATTCGTGCCGAACTTTATACGAGAACCGGCAGACTTCCTGCCTGCCAATAGATCGCAGGATGTTGCGAGAGCTATGGAAATATGCCAAGATTCGTACCAATGTCGATATGATTTCGGTATGACACTTAACAGAGATATGGCGGAATTCACAAAGAATTATCTTTCTTCAATT ACGAATATAAGAGAACAAAATGCTCGTCGTGTGATCAGTTGTGGTATCTTGGAGACGCCTCGTTTTGGCCGCAAAAGTAACTTCTTCTTTACCCCAGGAACCaga GTCAACTTCGAATGTAACCAAGGTTTCAATCTGGTTGGTGATAAGCGACGTATTTGTGAGGATAACGGCAGATGGAACCTACCTGACTACGGTTACACTGAGTGCTTAC GTACTCAGGAGTATTCACAGCGCGCCTTGTTCTTGACTGGGGGTGTCATAGTGGCAGTTATTGTACCTTTAGCTCTCCTAATTTGCCTGCTTTGGTTCTGGTGTTGGTATAAGCCGAAGTCCGAAGGCAAAGAAGGATTCCGCTTTGAAGATATACCGCGATCAAAATCAGCCTCTCGGCTTAATCTTAGATCTGCTTCAATGGGAAACATCACAGATACTATGAAATCCTCTACTTTACGTAGCCAAGATTCTGATGTAAAGCCTAAATTACCTGATACTCCTACAGAAGAAACACCAATTAAACCCCTTACTTCTCTCATGAGATCTGCACCCCCACCCCCTTCTGAACCACAAGATGGTGATAGCTCTGGATTAGGCTATACAGATTCAAATAGAAGCGATTCTGGTAAATCTGATAAACCAAAGAAACGCCGTGCGTATGATAAAACTTATAGAACAAATGAACCTTTACCTAATGCTCCTGATGTAGAATTCCCTGAAAAACTTTGGGATTTATCGGAGGAAGACTTGTTGTCTTTAACAACTCCATCAGAATCTGAATCCAATCGAGATTCAACTCTAACTCGACCTgcgaatgatataaaatatcttagcaAGCCACGCCAAACAGGTCGTCATGCTCTCGCTCTCCCTGGTCCCAGTGATTCTGGTTATTCCACCAAAGACGGCTCCGAAGACCCATACGCGACAAAATATGGAGGACAATACAGTCCCATTCCGTCCCAATATTCACCTACGTATTCTGAAATATATTCTCCACCAATAAGTCCAACGTCTGATATCAGTCCaagaaatacttataataatccAGGCTTACCAGAGCCACCTAAAAGCGCTCCCCCaactgaaattaaaacatttaccatGCCCCCCCAAAGAGGAAAATCTGTTGAAACACTTATCGATCCACCTACTTCTGAAATGCCTACTTTCAGCAGTCGATCTACTATggtttaa
- the LOC113404541 gene encoding protein mesh isoform X2: MGVKVELVFLVVLAFSACVIGQDSIVNNNENTVSDDNALEAEIPESDVTENKENDGAVELIPNVEPLEVKSGKYQLSDDTLVGDTPINLEAIDFGSSDVQNERQMISSPGTTSVTNTEYAHIDGRVLPSTNYQNNGQSYVITPQRLAQIRGNFMYWFYDQGGSENIGDYQRDIHTSTPQIHKNFNFQLPFFGFRFNYTRLSMNGYIYFSDPPDHYTYPLSFPVRDWPNVNDPSFIGIFFSKCRIGSQRPEDPDQRRPGVYFRMDRDLQTRTDQLGVEMRERITWDIREGVIGSETFFPKHVVTITWKNMSFAGGIDNSLFMTNTFQMVLATDEVFTYAIFNYLEINWSSHTEAGGDTTTGEGGVPAYIGFNAGNGTQSYEYKPYSQASVLRDLTGRGWANGFPGRHIFRIDEKILMGTCNKDIDGANLPLMFAPESGNMLGGTIVNITGPCFQPNDRITCRFDTESVVGAVVDSNRAICVQPRFWHNGYARFEIAINNEPYKWKGKFFVETPATATEKIFFPDNAIHERYPPEVRITWDRFNLTTNLNVQLQISLWGYKEVTIRPQLEFIDMIEMGVANTGEYVINPQNFRNRDNIMHNDMQFGFLQINLTTPEVFKNVHISPVLWSRPIPLGWYFAPQWERIHGQRWSQTMCNNWLRTDRFLKNFAAQVWVCPCTLEHALLDKGRFMPDLNCDKDINPTCRYHWGGIHCVRSGAPSSEGSGQQCCYDKNGFLMLSYDQMWGSKPHRSHDFGFTPYNEANKVPSLSHWFHDMIPFYQCCMWQEEQAVGCETFRFERRPSQDCVAYQSPGVAGIFGDPHFVTFDGLQYTFNGRGEYVLVRVDQPQIKLDVQGRFEQVPRNIHGQVNATILTSIVAASNNSVPIEVRLRPQHAQWRYRLDVFADNKRIYFDRTALRVQYFPGVTVYQPMYILNQSEIVIMFTSGAGIEVIENKGFMSARVFLPWTYMNQTRGLFGNWSLDMNDDFTRPDGTISAVDVNNFQTAHREFGQHWQLSDREQKDIGVALFVREYGRTAAYYNDNQFVPNFIREPADFLPANRSQDVARAMEICQDSYQCRYDFGMTLNRDMAEFTKNYLSSITNIREQNARRVISCGILETPRFGRKSNFFFTPGTRVNFECNQGFNLVGDKRRICEDNGRWNLPDYGYTECLRMQEYSARTLGATWGIISAVMLPIMVVLICIGWRILKKRKEEENEESDFLPIKTRSIDPDDIKINSDDESIPYKKDVSEDSPEPTEPVKVEDVANDNNSYPYGQYNDSAPTPQQYQQPQQYQQPQQFEQPQQQQQQQPQSSRPWAGETEIN; the protein is encoded by the exons ATGGGTGTTAAAGTCgaattagtttttttagttGTATTAGCGTTTAGTGCTTGTGTTATAGGACAAGATtctatagttaataataatgaaaacactGTTAGTGATGATAATGCGTTGGAAGCGGAGATTCCAGAGAGTGACGTcacagaaaataaagaaaatgatggCGCGGTAGAATTGATACCGAACGTGGAACCGTTAGAAGTAAAGAGTGGAAAATATCAATTATCTGATGACACCCTAGTGGGTGATACTCCGATTAATTTAGAAGCAATCGATTTCGGATCAAGCGATGTACAAAATGAGCGACAAATGATATCTTCGCCTGGTACTACATCCGTTACAAATACTGAGTATG CTCACATCGATGGCAGAGTGCTGCCTTCAACGAATTACCAAAACAATGGGCAGTCTTACGTCATCACTCCACAACGACTTGCACAGATTCGAGGAAACTTTATGTACTGGTTCTACGATCAAGGAGGTAGTGAAAATATCGGAGATTACCAAAGAGATATCCACACTTCTACTCCTCAAATACACAAGAACTTCAATTTTCAACTTCCGTTCTTCGGATTTCGTTTCAATTATACACGA CTGTCTATGAATGGGTACATTTACTTCAGTGATCCGCCAGACCACTACACCTATCCCCTCTCGTTCCCCGTGCGAGACTGGCCCAATGTCAACGACCCCTCCTTCATCGGTATCTTCTTCAGCAAGTGCCGTATCGGAAGTCAAAGGCCTGAAGATCCTGATCAAAGAAGACCTGGTGTCTATTTCAGAATGGATAGAGATCTTCaa ACTCGAACGGACCAGCTCGGTGTTGAGATGCGTGAACGTATCACTTGGGACATTCGCGAAGGTGTTATTGGTTCCGAAACCTTTTTCCCGAAACACGTTGTCACTATAACGTGGAAAAATATGTCCTTTGCTGGTGGTATCGACAATTCTCTTTTTATG aCAAATACTTTCCAAATGGTACTTGCAACGGATGAAGTATTCACATACGCGATTTTTAACTATCTCGAAATAAACTGGAGCTCTCATACAGAGGCTGGTGGTGATACAACTACTGGAGAAGGTGGTGTACCAGCTTAT attgGTTTCAACGCTGGAAACGGTACACAAAGCTATGAATACAAACCTTATTCTCAAGCATCAGTACTTAGAGACTTGACTGGAAGAGGTTGGGCTAACGGCTTTCCAGGACGACATATATTCCGAATAGACGAGAAAATACTCATGGGCACTTGCAATAAAGATATTG atggaGCAAATCTTCCACTTATGTTTGCACCTGAAAGTGGTAATATGCTCGGTGGTACAATCGTCAACATCACCGGTCCATGTTTTCAACCGAATGATCGTATAACATGTAGATTTGACACAGAATCCGTCGTAGGAGCAGTTGTTGACTCTAATAGAGCTATTTGTGTTCAGCCACGTTTCTGGCACAACGGTTATGCCAGATTTGAAATCGCTATTAACAATGAGCCTTATAAGTGGAAAGGAAAATTCTTCGTAG aaaccCCCGCAACTGcaacagaaaaaatattcttcccAGACAATGCGATCCATGAAAGATATCCACCTGAAGTAAGAATAACATGGGACCGGTTCAATTTGACCACCAACCTCAACGTCCAGCTACAGATCAGTTTATGGGGATACAAAGAGGTCACAATCAGACCACAACTGGAATTCATTGATATGATTGAAATGGGTGTGGCTAATACAGGAGAATACGTGATCAATCCACAAAACTTCCGCAACAGGGACAATATTATGCACAATGACATGCAGTTTGGGTTCCTCCAAATTAACTTAACAACTCCTGAAGTATTTAAAAACGTTCATATATCTCC AGTTCTATGGAGTCGACCGATTCCCCTCGGCTGGTACTTCGCTCCACAGTGGGAAAGGATTCACGGACAGCGTTGGTCTCAGACCATGTGCAACAACTGGCTTCGTACGGACCGTTTCTTGAAGAACTTTGCAGCTCAAGTCTGGGTCTGTCCTTGTACATTAGAACATGCATTGCTGGACAAAGGACGTTTCATGCCTGACCTGAACTGCGATAAAGATATAAACCCTACATGTAGGTATCACTGGGGAGGTATACATTGCGTCAGAAGCGGTGCTCCGAG CTCGGAGGGATCAGGTCAACAATGTTGCTATGATAAGAATGGGTTCCTCATGTTATCTTATGATCAGATGTGGGGTTCAAAACCTCACCGTTCTCACGACTTTGGATTTACTCCTTACAATGAAGCTAACAag GTACCATCTTTATCTCATTGGTTCCACGATATGATCCCATTCTATCAATGTTGCATGTGGCAAGAAGAACAGGCTGTTGGGTGTGAAACATTCag GTTCGAGCGGCGTCCATCCCAAGACTGCGTTGCTTATCAATCTCCAGGAGTTGCTGGTATATTTGGCGATCCCCACTTCGTTACTTTCGATGGCCTCCAATACACATTCAATGGGAGAG gaGAATACGTTTTGGTTAGAGTGGATCAACCTCAAATCAAACTCGACGTTCAAGGACGTTTTGAACAAGTCCCCAGAAACATTCATGGACAAGTTAACGCGACGATTCTTACTTCTATTGTGGCCGCTTCAAACAACTCAGTTCCGATCGAA GTTAGGCTACGACCACAGCATGCTCAGTGGAGATATCGACTGGATGTATTCGCAGATAATAAAAGAATTTACTTCGATCGAACTGCTCTTCGAGTACAGTACTTCCCCG GTGTGACAGTTTATCAGCCGATGTATATCCTTAATCAGTCCGAAATCGTTATAATGTTCACGTCGGGTGCTGGAATCGAAGTGATTGAAAATAAGGGATTTATGAGTGCCCGAGTATTCCTACCTTGGACATACATG aatCAAACTCGTGGTCTTTTCGGCAACTGGTCATTGGATATGAATGACGATTTTACACGGCCAGATGGTACAATCTCAGCAGTAGACGTGAACAACTTCCAGACAGCACACAGAGAATTTGGACAACACT GGCAACTTAGCGATCGAGAACAGAAAGATATAGGCGTAGCCTTATTCGTAAGAGAGTATGGTCGAACTGCAGCTTACTACAACGATAATCAATTCGTGCCGAACTTTATACGAGAACCGGCAGACTTCCTGCCTGCCAATAGATCGCAGGATGTTGCGAGAGCTATGGAAATATGCCAAGATTCGTACCAATGTCGATATGATTTCGGTATGACACTTAACAGAGATATGGCGGAATTCACAAAGAATTATCTTTCTTCAATT ACGAATATAAGAGAACAAAATGCTCGTCGTGTGATCAGTTGTGGTATCTTGGAGACGCCTCGTTTTGGCCGCAAAAGTAACTTCTTCTTTACCCCAGGAACCaga GTCAACTTCGAATGTAACCAAGGTTTCAATCTGGTTGGTGATAAGCGACGTATTTGTGAGGATAACGGCAGATGGAACCTACCTGACTACGGTTACACTGAGTGCTTAC GCATGCAAGAGTATTCCGCCAGAACATTAGGAGCAACATGGGGTATCATCAGCGCAGTTATGCTACCTATCATGGTGGTACTCATTTGTATCGGCTGGCGTATCTTGAAGAAgagaaaagaagaagaaaacgAGGAGAGCGACTTTTTACCAATAAA GACGCGTTCCATTGATCCAgatgatatcaaaataaattccgACGATGAGTCAATACCATACAAAAAGGATGTATCGGAAGATAGTCCAGAACCAACTGAACCTGTTAAAGTGGAAGACGTAGCAAACGACAACAACTCATACCCCTACGGCCAGTACAACGACTCGGCGCCAACGCCACAGCAATACCAGCAACCACAACAATACCAACAGCCGCAGCAATTTGAACAACCGCAACAGCAGCAACAACAACAACCGCAGTCAAGTAGGCCATGGGCTGGcgaaacagaaataaattaa